A DNA window from Selenomonas sp. oral taxon 126 contains the following coding sequences:
- a CDS encoding TlyA family RNA methyltransferase, whose translation MKKERLDVLLVEQGFAPSRERAKRLIMAGQVLVDEQRIDKAGTTVAVEAKLRVVGEDLPYVSRGGLKLAKGMEVFGAVLAGKTAADIGASTGGFTDCMLQNGAAKVYAIDVGYGQLDWKLRTDARVVNMERTNIRSVTPEMLGAALDFASIDVAFISLDKVLPVVRTLLAEGGEVIALIKPQFEAGKERVGKNGVVRDPAVHEDVIRQVLAVARSQGFQPAGLTYSPVKGPKGNIEYLLYLKTEGEAVDMDGAFVHEIVTEAHRVLDGRGAEH comes from the coding sequence TTGAAAAAAGAGCGGTTGGATGTCCTGCTTGTAGAGCAGGGATTTGCGCCGAGTCGGGAGCGCGCAAAGCGTCTCATCATGGCGGGGCAGGTGCTAGTGGACGAGCAGCGTATCGACAAGGCAGGCACAACGGTCGCGGTCGAGGCGAAGCTGCGCGTCGTGGGGGAGGATCTGCCCTACGTCAGCCGCGGCGGACTGAAACTCGCAAAGGGGATGGAGGTGTTCGGCGCCGTCCTCGCGGGGAAGACGGCGGCGGACATTGGGGCATCGACGGGCGGCTTTACGGACTGCATGCTCCAGAACGGTGCGGCAAAGGTCTATGCCATCGACGTCGGCTACGGGCAGCTCGACTGGAAGCTGCGGACGGATGCGCGCGTTGTCAATATGGAGCGCACAAATATCCGCAGCGTCACACCCGAGATGTTGGGGGCGGCGCTCGACTTTGCCTCAATCGACGTGGCGTTTATCTCACTGGACAAGGTGCTGCCCGTCGTACGGACACTCCTTGCAGAGGGCGGTGAGGTGATTGCGCTCATCAAGCCGCAGTTTGAGGCGGGCAAGGAGCGCGTGGGCAAGAACGGCGTTGTGCGTGACCCCGCCGTGCACGAGGATGTCATTCGGCAGGTACTTGCTGTCGCACGGTCACAGGGCTTTCAGCCTGCGGGGCTGACGTACTCGCCCGTGAAGGGGCCAAAGGGGAATATCGAGTATCTGCTGTATCTGAAAACAGAGGGGGAAGCTGTGGATATGGATGGGGCGTTTGTACACGAAATTGTGACAGAGGCACATCGTGTGCTGGATGGACGAGGTGCAGAGCATTGA
- a CDS encoding NAD(+)/NADH kinase — protein sequence MMTVAVFPNLIKPEMRDILLRIRDFFADRGARIMLPRVRAAEFGMEESGVDDIERLPADFALSLGGDGTLLGICRRYAANPVPVCGINMGTLGFMADIEQNELEQRLVQLCAGDYRVEWRPFLAGYVTKPDGAEHFLGHAINDIVVMKGDVARIISLALCVNDTPLVECKADGFIVATPTGSTAYSLSAGGPIMNPMVKGIVLTPICPHTLNIRPLIIREEDAVHIHLVDTRQSIIVTLDGQETTPIHPDDTVTVKCSDVRAGIIKFADKDYYQILRTKLWRNC from the coding sequence TTGATGACCGTTGCGGTATTTCCGAATCTGATTAAGCCGGAGATGCGGGATATTCTGCTGCGAATCCGTGATTTCTTTGCTGACCGTGGGGCGCGGATCATGTTGCCGCGCGTGCGTGCGGCGGAGTTCGGCATGGAGGAGAGCGGCGTCGACGACATCGAGCGTCTGCCCGCAGACTTTGCACTCAGCCTTGGCGGGGACGGCACGCTGCTCGGCATCTGCCGCAGATATGCCGCGAATCCCGTGCCCGTCTGCGGCATCAACATGGGCACGCTCGGCTTTATGGCGGACATCGAGCAGAACGAGCTCGAGCAGCGCCTCGTACAGCTCTGTGCAGGGGATTATCGTGTCGAGTGGCGTCCCTTTCTCGCAGGCTATGTCACGAAGCCGGACGGTGCGGAGCATTTTCTCGGGCATGCCATCAATGACATCGTCGTCATGAAGGGGGATGTGGCGCGCATCATCTCGCTTGCGCTGTGCGTCAACGATACGCCGCTCGTCGAGTGCAAGGCAGACGGCTTCATCGTCGCCACGCCGACGGGCTCTACGGCGTACTCGCTCTCGGCGGGCGGCCCCATCATGAACCCGATGGTGAAGGGCATCGTCCTCACGCCGATCTGTCCGCACACGCTGAACATCCGCCCGCTCATCATACGCGAGGAGGACGCCGTACACATTCACCTCGTCGACACGCGGCAGAGCATCATTGTCACGCTCGACGGGCAGGAGACGACGCCCATCCACCCGGACGATACCGTCACCGTCAAATGCTCGGATGTGCGCGCGGGCATCATCAAATTTGCGGATAAGGACTACTATCAGATCCTGCGTACGAAACTTTGGAGAAACTGCTAG
- the argR gene encoding arginine repressor — protein MKSRRHELIRKIIGEEIIETQEALAEALRARHMRVTQATISRDIKELFLIKVPAGNGRYRYAVSPHESVRFSEGRMKRLFKDNVIFSDFSENIVVVKTIPGAASTVGAALDASDWTEIIGTVAGDDSIFVLVKPREAAETIVERIRALIH, from the coding sequence ATGAAAAGCCGTCGCCACGAACTCATCAGGAAAATCATCGGCGAAGAGATCATCGAGACACAGGAGGCGCTTGCCGAGGCGCTGCGTGCGCGGCATATGCGCGTCACGCAGGCGACCATCTCACGCGATATCAAGGAGCTTTTCCTCATCAAAGTCCCCGCAGGAAACGGACGCTATCGCTATGCCGTGTCCCCGCACGAGAGCGTGCGCTTCTCGGAGGGACGGATGAAGCGCCTCTTCAAGGACAATGTGATTTTTTCGGATTTCAGTGAGAATATCGTCGTTGTCAAGACCATCCCCGGGGCGGCGTCGACGGTCGGGGCAGCACTCGATGCCTCGGACTGGACGGAGATCATCGGCACGGTTGCGGGCGACGACAGCATCTTCGTGCTCGTCAAGCCGCGCGAGGCAGCAGAGACGATTGTCGAGCGCATTCGCGCGCTGATCCACTGA